TCGGCCGGCGGAATTCGTCCGCGGGCAGACGCCTGCATCATTATTTTCCTGGATGGCGGTCCCAGCCATCTGGACATGTGGGACATGAAGCCTGCGGCACCGGACGGCATTCGCGGTGAGTTCCAGCCCATCGCCACGAGCCTGCCTGGGGTGCAACTCTCTGAGCACCTGCCCCGCCTGGCCACCCAAATGCACCGGCTAACGCTCATCCGGTCGATGCATCATGGTGTGAACAACGCCCATGCCGCCGCCGTGTATACGGCTCTCACAGGACATGATCGGGGGGAAATCGGCGGTGGAACGTTGCCGACAGATAATCCATCGCCAGGGTCGGTCATGGCCTTGATGCGGCCGCCCGACCGGCAGATCGTGCCCCACATCACTCTCCCGTATATCACGAAGGAGGGGGCCGGCGGTCCGCCACAGCCTGGCTTCTTTGGCGGTCTGCTGGGACACGCGTACGATCCGCTTTTTGTCTTGCGGGACCCGAACTCGCCCGACTTCGCCGTGCCAGAGTTGACGCTCTTGGCCGACGTATCGCTCGAACGGCTGTCTGCGCGACGAAATTTGCTGTCGAACGTGGACCGCTCCTTTTCAACCGCCGCCGGACGACAGGCCCAAGAGTCGATGGATAGGTTCCAGCAGCGGGCACTGGATCTGTTGACGTCCGAGACCACACAACAGGCGTTCCGTTTGTCGGCCGAACCAGACAGCGTCCGCGAATCGTATGGACGAAACATATATGGCCAAAGTGTCCTTTTGGCACGGCGCATGATCGAGGCGGGCACGAGATTGGTCACGATTTCCTGGGCGCCCGATGCCAACGCCACCTGGGATACTCACGGCGGTAACTTCGCGACGCTCAAGAAAGTTTTGTTGCCGCAATTCGATGCAGCCTGTACCAGCCTGATAACCGACCTTGCCGACCGCGGTATGCTGGAGCGAACTGTTGTGGCGGTGCTCGGCGACTTTGGCCGCACGCCCAAGATCAATGCCAACAATGCCGGCCGCGATCACTGGAATTTCTGCTACAGCGTGCTGTTTGCGGGCGGAGGATTCAAGCCGGGACTGGTTTACGGCGCGAGTGACAAGATCGGTGCCTTTCCGGCCCGCAATGCCATGAGTCCGGGCGATTGTATTTCGACGCTCTACCACACGCTTGGCATCGACCCTGGCATGTTCATTCACGACCAGTTTCAGCGTCCTCACCGGCTCGTTCCCAAGGGGGACGTGGTCGGCGAGTTGCTAGTGTAGGGCCAATCGATCCGCCACCTGCTGGCCTGGTCGATGTGCTAGCGCATCTCTCACATTCCTGGGCACGATTACCCCGGCTCGCACCACGCGCGTCGCACCGATTGACTGGGTGTTGATGCTGCGTAACCCGCGCCCAGTCTCTGCCCAACATCCCAGCAATGGGACACGCCAGCGATAGATTACGATGCCGGCAAGCAAACGTGCAAAGTAATAGGCTGCATTCCCTTATGTTGAATGTTCTTCCGTTCTTCGGACGCTGGCACACGGCTTGCTTCATGGGTGAAATGAGGCGCTAGCTTTGTAGCCGTTGCCGGTATCGCTGTCTCTTTCCGTCCCAGTCCTACTACTTGGCAGGCCGCGCATTACGGCACGACGGATGCGGAAACGAATTTGTTGCCAAATCGCTGTCGGACTAACTATTGCCGCCTGCGCAAATGCCTGTGCATGAACCT
The window above is part of the Pirellulales bacterium genome. Proteins encoded here:
- a CDS encoding DUF1501 domain-containing protein translates to MPRNFSRRQMLEIGALGLAGVSLPRLLRAEESVSAGGIRPRADACIIIFLDGGPSHLDMWDMKPAAPDGIRGEFQPIATSLPGVQLSEHLPRLATQMHRLTLIRSMHHGVNNAHAAAVYTALTGHDRGEIGGGTLPTDNPSPGSVMALMRPPDRQIVPHITLPYITKEGAGGPPQPGFFGGLLGHAYDPLFVLRDPNSPDFAVPELTLLADVSLERLSARRNLLSNVDRSFSTAAGRQAQESMDRFQQRALDLLTSETTQQAFRLSAEPDSVRESYGRNIYGQSVLLARRMIEAGTRLVTISWAPDANATWDTHGGNFATLKKVLLPQFDAACTSLITDLADRGMLERTVVAVLGDFGRTPKINANNAGRDHWNFCYSVLFAGGGFKPGLVYGASDKIGAFPARNAMSPGDCISTLYHTLGIDPGMFIHDQFQRPHRLVPKGDVVGELLV